The following proteins are co-located in the Frigidibacter mobilis genome:
- a CDS encoding 4-hydroxyproline epimerase — protein sequence MTTHTFSCIDGHTCGNPVRLVSGGGPRLEGATMLERRAHFLREFDWIRTGLMFEPRGHDMMSGAILYPPTRPDCEVAVLYIETSGCLPMCGHGTIGTITMGIENGLIQPREPGRLSIDTPAGKVDITYRQEGRFVEEVRLTNVPGFLFAEGLVAEVEGLGEIAVDVAYGGNFYAIVEPQKSFRDIADHSAGDLIAWSPKLRAALNAKYEFVHPEHPQISGLSHILWTGAATVQGARARNAVFYGDKAIDRSPCGTGTSARMAQLAAKGRLKVGDEFWHESIIGSIFKGRVEAEASVAGRPAIIPSIAGWARMTGYNTIFIDDRDPFAHGFVVR from the coding sequence ATGACAACCCATACCTTCTCGTGCATCGACGGTCATACCTGCGGCAACCCGGTGCGGCTTGTCTCGGGCGGCGGGCCGCGGCTGGAGGGTGCGACCATGCTGGAGCGGCGCGCACATTTCCTGCGCGAGTTCGACTGGATCCGCACCGGCCTGATGTTCGAGCCGCGCGGCCACGACATGATGTCGGGCGCAATCCTCTACCCGCCGACCCGCCCCGATTGTGAGGTCGCGGTTCTGTATATCGAAACCTCGGGCTGCCTGCCGATGTGCGGACATGGCACGATCGGCACAATTACAATGGGCATTGAGAATGGCCTGATCCAGCCGCGCGAGCCGGGCCGGCTGTCCATCGACACCCCCGCCGGCAAGGTCGACATCACCTATCGCCAGGAAGGCCGCTTTGTCGAAGAGGTGCGGCTGACGAATGTGCCGGGCTTCCTGTTCGCCGAAGGGCTGGTCGCCGAGGTCGAGGGGCTGGGAGAGATCGCGGTCGATGTGGCCTATGGCGGAAACTTCTATGCCATTGTCGAACCGCAGAAGAGTTTCCGCGACATTGCCGACCACAGCGCCGGCGATCTGATCGCATGGTCGCCGAAACTGCGCGCGGCGCTGAACGCCAAGTATGAGTTCGTCCATCCCGAGCACCCCCAGATCAGCGGCTTGTCGCATATCCTGTGGACCGGCGCCGCGACGGTTCAGGGTGCCCGTGCCCGCAACGCTGTGTTCTATGGCGACAAGGCCATCGACCGTTCGCCCTGCGGCACCGGCACCTCGGCCCGGATGGCGCAGCTGGCGGCCAAGGGACGGCTGAAGGTGGGCGACGAATTCTGGCATGAATCGATCATCGGCTCGATCTTCAAGGGCCGGGTCGAGGCGGAAGCCAGCGTCGCGGGCCGGCCCGCCATCATTCCCTCCATTGCGGGCTGGGCGCGGATGACCGGCTACAACACCATCTTCATCGATGACCGCGACCCCTTCGCACATGGTTTTGTCGTGAGATAG